One region of Babylonia areolata isolate BAREFJ2019XMU chromosome 29, ASM4173473v1, whole genome shotgun sequence genomic DNA includes:
- the LOC143274949 gene encoding uncharacterized protein LOC143274949, protein MEFVKIGKELGLTGEDLKKYVDEQERKQQEIEREERAAERSLKKIQLEIEERESQRQYQDREKQREYEIRMAELRSENGESIAQTEVHIAKRPRLPAFVDEKDNIDSYLERFERHAKAMKWPGDQWATDLGALLTGHALEVYSRLSREDADDYEKLKSALLRSYDFSEQGFQKRFRSSRPEKNESPAQFLTRIQNYLERWVELAEKNKDYEGLSYLVLKEQFMDSCPRDVQSFLLQEKDQSLKSLTEAAQRFLESQRQSFDAKPKPATLQSDKLRPVQGSNQFGSPVKCFNCGRLGHKVVECRAPKKASSQNVKPEERKFQGQFGNRRNVTSANVAIREGSHNRCQNQNWSEGQENPEKHEAVVRCAFVNRNEGDLSTMPVVKGLYDSKEVNVLRDTGYSGVIIRKDLVPEEQLTGKNSFLRCVHGHVESVPTADIEVSTPFFVGKVNALCLPSPPNDVIIGNIDGARAADNPDHEWGHTCAVTTRAQAKEEKKKMTPLKVSEPTGIPDVNREKLIQSQQADPSLKKYNKANTVTRENAEVSFDKRNGVMYRLFKKLSGGQTVRQILVPADLRTPVMKLAHESIFGGHIGIKKTTDKIMAAFYWPGVHGDVARFCRSCDVCQKTEPKGKTPKVPLEKMPLVDRPFKRVAIDLIGEIKPASESGHRYILTLMDYATRYPEAVPLKRIDTETVAETLVDLFSRLGVPDEILSDLGTQFVSNCMKEVARLLSIRQLTTTPYHPMCNGLVEKYNGTLKSMLKKLCADQPRQWHHFINSLLFAYREVPQESTGFSPFELLYGRTVRGPMHILKELWTKEVESPEVKNSYQYVVELRERLEDTLQLARRELEKSQGKSKHYYDRKTKVRRFMTGDKVLVLLPSDHNKLLMQWKGPYPVEAVKGLNDYGVKIKGKQKIFHANLLKKYTERELDESTTDAHAAEIHEWALYNSCETSNEPIDEESVNDEELLEFSDLRSQETVDCVALGPQLVSKQQTDARDLLNEYSELFTEFPGRTDLVQHDIKLTSSTPVRSKPYPMPYATRESLKGDIQEMLKLGVIRESTGSPYASPVVVVKKKDGTNRVCIDFRRLNKLTHLDPEPMPTATDLFQRLSGSKIFFKIDLSKGYWQVPIPEEDIPKTAFVTPDGTYEFLRMPFGMKNSGATLKRGMRKLMGNMEGVVFYWDDILIHSETWGQHLDILREVFKRLSGAHLTARPSKCIIGADNIDFIGHSLQEGVKGVLEDNVKKILEASSPHTKKQMRSFLGMVGFYREYMPHFATVTAPLSDLLRKGKPNQLEWGEAQERAFSTVKKFLTTEPVLRLPDPSKTFVLAADASDEGVGAVLMQEHEGKLFPVSYASKKLSRAERKYATMEKECLAIVWAVRKFELYLQGVCFVLRTDHQPLSFLNSAKFLNNRVMRWPLYLQNFDMKVEHVKGTDNHTADFLSRM, encoded by the coding sequence ATGGAATTTGTGAAGATTGGAAAGGAACTAGGCTTGACAGGTGAAGATCTTAAGAAATACGTTGATgagcaagaaagaaaacagcaagaaatagaaagagaagagCGAGCTGCAGAGAGAAGTCTAAAGAAAATACAATTggagattgaagagagagagagtcaaagacaataccaagatagagagaaacaaagagaatatGAAATACGAATGGCTGAACTGAGATCGGAAAATGGTGAATCCATTGCACAGACAGAAGTTCATATTGCCAAGAGACCTCGTCTCCCTGCATTTGTAGATGAGAAGGACAACATCGATAGCTACTTAGAGCGCTTTGAACGCCATGCTAAAGCCATGAAATGGCCAGGAGATCAGTGGGCCACGGACTTGGGTGCTCTCTTGACTGGTCATGCCCTGGAAGTATACTCCAGACTGTCCCGAGAAGATGCCGACGACTATGAGAAACTGAAATCCGCACTGCTTCGCAGCTACGATTTCTCAGAGCAAGGCTTCCAGAAACGTTTCCGTTCCAGTAGGCCAGAGAAGAATGAGAGTCCTGCTCAGTTTCTGACGAGAATCCAGAACTATCTTGAAAGATGGGTGGAGTTAGCTGAAAAAAATAAAGACTATGAAGGCTTATCTTACCTGGTCCTGAAAGAGCAGTTCATGGACTCCTGCCCGAGAGACGTGCAATCGTTCCTGCTTCAAGAAAAAGACCAAAGCCTGAAATCTCTCACTGAAGCGGCACAGAGGTTCCTGGAGTCTCAGCGTCAGAGCTTTGATGCCAAACCAAAGCCGGCAACACTGCAGTCTGACAAACTGAGACCAGTGCAGGGTTCCAACCAGTTCGGATCACCAGTGAAGTGTTTCAACTGTGGACGACTGGGCCACAAAGTTGTTGAATGTAGAGCTCCAAAGAAAGCCAGCTCACAAAATGTCAAACCAGAAGAACGAAAGTTCCAAGGACAGTTTGGAAACAGAAGAAACGTGACGTCTGCAAACGTCGCCATCAGAGAAGGGAGTCACAACCGATGTCAAAATCAGAACTGGAGTGAAGGACAGGAAAATCCAGAAAAGCATGAAGCAGTTGTCAGGTGCGCATTTGTAAACCGAAACGAAGGTGACTTGAGCACAATGCCAGTGGTGAAAGGGCTCTATGATAGCAAAGAGGTGAACGTGCTGAGAGATACTGGATACAGTGGCGTCATTATCAGAAAAGACCTTGTGCCAGAGGAACAGTTAACCGGAAAAAACAGTTTCCTGAGATGTGTGCATGGACATGTTGAGTCAGTTCCCACTGCTGACATCGAGGTTTCAACACCATTCTTTGTTGGGAAAGTGAATGCACTATGCCTCCCCAGTCCACCCAATGATGTCATCATCGGCAATATTGACGGTGCCAGAGCAGCAGACAATCCTGACCACGAGTGGGGGCACACCTGCGCTGTGACAACGCGTGCTCAGgccaaggaggagaagaagaaaatgactccACTGAAAGTGAGTGAGCCCACAGGGATTCCTGACGTTAACAGAGAGAAACTCATTCAGTCCCAGCAAGCTGACCCTTCTCTGAAGAAGTACAACAAGGCAAACACTGTGACCAGAGAAAACGCAGAAGTGTCCTTTGACAAGAGAAATGGGGTTatgtacagactgtttaaaaaacTGAGTGGAGGCCAAACTGTACGACAAATTCTTGTGCCAGCAGATCTGCGTACCCCAGTGATGAAGTTGGCTCACGAATCCATCTTCGGAGGTCACATAGGCATCAAAAAGACAACGGACAAGATCATGGCTGCCTTCTACTGGCCAGGTGTTCATGGTGATGTGGCACGCTTCTGCAGATCCTGTGATGTGTGCCAGAAGACGGAACCCAAAGGGAAGACTCCGAAGGTGCCACTAGAGAAGATGCCGTTGGTGGATCGACCGTTCAAGAGAGTGGCCATCGACCTGATCGGAGAAATCAAACCAGCCAGTGAATCAGGACACCGCTACATCCTCACGTTGATGGATTACGCGACCAGGTACCCCGAGGCAGTTCCACTGAAACGCATCGACACAGAGACTGTAGCGGAGACATTGGTGGACTTATTCAGCAGACTGGGTGTGCCTGATGAGATCTTGAGTGACTTAGGGACTCAGTTCGTGAGTAACTGCATGAAAGAAGTTGCTCGTCTCCTCAGCATCCGGCAGTTGACCACCACTCCCTACCATCCGATGTGCAACGGCCTGGTAGAAAAGTACAACGGTACACTGAAGTCAATGCTGAAGAAACTGTGTGCGGACCAACCCCGACAGTGGCACCACTTCATCAACTCCCTGTTGTTCGCCTACCGGGAAGTGCCTCAAGAATCAACTGGATTCTCCCCCTTCGAACTCCTGTATGGCAGGACTGTGCGTGGGCCTATGCATATCCTAAAGGAGCTGTGGACGAAGGAAGTGGAGTCCCCAGAGGTCAAGAACAGCTACCAGTACGTAGTCGAGCTGCGTGAACGCCTTGAGGACACCCTGCAGTTGGCCAGGAGGGAGCTAGAGAAATCCCAAGGCAAGAGCAAGCACTACTACGACCGAAAGACGAAAGTGAGGAGATTCATGACAGGGGACAAAGTGCTTGTCCTGCTTCCCTCTGATCACAACAAGCTGCTGATGCAGTGGAAAGGACCTTACCCTGTTGAGGCTGTCAAGGGACTGAACGACTATGGTGTGAAAATCAAGGGCAAGCAGAAGATTTTTCACGCCAACCTTCTGAAGAAATACACTGAACGTGAACTGGATGAGAGCACCACTGACGCACATGCAGCTGAGATTCACGAGTGGGCTCTCTACAACTCCTGTGAGACTTCTAATGAACCCATCGATGAAGAGTCAGTGAATGATGAGGAGCTCCTGGAGTTCAGTGACCTGAGATCTCAAGAGACTGTAGATTGTGTTGCCCTAGGACCCCAGCTGGTCAGTAAGCAGCAAACTGATGCTCGAGACCTCCTGAATGAGTACTCGGAGTTATTCACTGAGTTCCCAGGAAGGACTGACCTGGTCCAGCATGACATCAAACTGACGTCTTCGACACCTGTCAGGTCCAAACCGTACCCTATGCCTTACGCCACCAGAGAGTCGCTGAAAGGAGATATCCAAGAAATGCTGAAGTTGGGTGTGATACGCGAGTCTACTGGATCTCCTTACGCATCTCCAGTTGTTGTCGTCAAGAAAAAGGACGGTACCAACAGAGTGTGTATTGACTTTAGGCGACTAAACAAGCTGACTCATCTTGATCCAGAGCCCATGCCGACAGCCACTGACCTGTTCCAAAGACTGAGTGGAAGTAAAATCTTCTTCAAGATAGACCTCAGCAAGGGATACTGGCAGGTCCCAATCCCGGAAGAAGACATTCCAAAGACGGCATTCGTGACTCCAGACGGCACATACGAGTTCCTGCGCATGCCCTTCGGTATGAAGAACTCTGGTGCAACTCTGAAACGGGGCATGAGAAAACTCATGGGCAATATGGAAGGTGTCGTGTTCTACTGGGACGATATCCTGATTCATTCAGAGACCTGGGGCCAGCATTTGGACATTCTTCGTGAAGTATTCAAACGACTGTCAGGAGCACATCTGACAGCAAGACCAAGCAAGTGCATTATCGGGGCAGACAACATCGACTTCATTGGACATTCTCTCCAGGAAGGAGTGAAAGGGGTCCTTGAGGATAACGTGAAGAAGATCCTTGAGGCCTCAAGTCCCCATACAAAGAAGCAGATGCGGTCCTTCCTTGGCATGGTGGGATTCTACAGGGAGTATATGCCCCACTTTGCCACTGTGACTGCGCCGCTTTCTGACCTGCTACGAAAAGGGAAGCCGAACCAGCTGGAGTGGGGAGAAGCGCAAGAGAGGGCCTTCAGCACCGTCAAGAAGTTCCTGACCACGGAGCCTGTGCTTCGGTTGCCGGACCCTTCCAAGACGTTTGTGCTCGCCGCCGACGCTTCTGACGAAGGTGTTGGTGCAGTCCTCATGCAGGAGCATGAGGGGAAGCTGTTCCCGGTGTCCTACGCCAGCAAGAAGCTGTCCCGTGCTGAGAGGAAGTACGCCACCATGGAGAAAGAGTGCCTAGCCATCGTGTGGGCCGTGCGCAAATTTGAACTGTATCTccagggtgtgtgttttgtgttgcgcACAGACCATCAACCTTTGTCCTTTCTGAACTCTGCCAAGTTCTTAAACAACAGGGTCATGCGTTGGCCCTTGTACCTTCAGAACTTTGACATGAAGGTTGAACATGTGAAAGGTACTGACAATCATACCGCAGACTTTTTGAGCAGAATGTAA